The Undibacterium cyanobacteriorum genomic sequence CGTGCATTAGAAACAGGTCGCCCGATGTTGCGATCAACCAATACGGGAGCGACTGCGATCATCGATGCTAAAGGTAAGGTGTTGGCACAGCTTGATTTCCTCAAACGAGGAACATTAACTGCGCAAGTGCAAGGCATGCAGGGGCTTACGCCGTATATTCGCTTTGGCGATTGGCCTAGCTTGATCTTGGCCTGTTTGGCGATCGCTGCAGTGGCAGCAATCGGTGGACGTCGTCAACCCTGAGCTTTAATGAAAAGACTGAAGCTTAGGGCTTTTTCTTGGCGAGATTAGCATCAATATCCGCCAAACACTCTAAACCGCGCGCGGTGACTTTCATAGTACCGCTCGCCTCATCGATTTCGATATGTCCTTTTTTTCCTAAAAATGTCGCGACCGCTTTACTGAGCGTGACTTCACCTTGCGCCACTTGACGCAATCCATCAATACACTGTTTGATGAACAGGGTTTGGCGACCGAGCTCGGTCAATTCAAAACCACCATCACGACGATGCGCTACTAATTTAATCCCCACCAAATGTTTTGAATTGCGGGCAATGCACGCACTCGGGCGCGCGCCTTTGGCGAGCTTGGTGATTTGTTCGAGGGCGTCGTATTGGTCGATGGTGAGGGCTTGATCCATGATATTTCTTTAGTAAGCTGATCTGTGAGGAGTGCTACTTTTGCTGGCATGGCTTCTATGCGTAGCGTGGTAGCACGATAGCCGTAGTTTACAGCAATTTGTTGGCCGCCCTAGTTCTTTTGGCGTAGTTGCTTATCCTTTTTACCCATTCTTGATCGCCGTCAGGTGAATGTCCAAAGCTCTGCTCGAGGTTTACAGTGAACCTATATCAAAAGTAGGAGAGCAAAATGGCTGAGCAAATGGGTAGTGCAGCAGTAAGCGGTAAGGCAAATTCGGTACTGGCATCGAGTACTTTGGCCTTTACCGTGTGTTTTACGATTTGGATGATGTTTGGTGTGATCGGTATTCCGATTAAGAAAAGCTTGGGTTTGAACGAGACCCAGTTTGGCTTATTAACTGCGATGCCGGTTCTTACTGGATCTTTGATTCGCGTGCCCTTGGGAATCTGGACCGATCGCTTTGGTGGTCGGATTGTCTTGTTCCTGTTGATGATCGCCACTGTGATTCCGATTTTCTTGATTAGTTATGCGACCGCTTACTGGCATTTCCTCGTGCTCGGTTTATTTGTTGGCTTGGCTGGTGGTTCGTTCTCGGTCGGCACACCGTATGTGGCGCGCTGGTTTAAGAAGGAGCGTCAGGGCTTGGCCATGGGTATTTTCGGTGCTGGTAACTCAGGTGCAGCCGTCAATAAATTTATTGCGCCAGCGATTATTGCATCGGCCGGTTGGGTCATGGTACCAAAAGTCTATGCCGTGCTGATGCTGGCTGCGGCTTTGATTTTCTGGGTGTTTTCGGCAACTGATCCTAGCCACAACGTGAAATCTTCGGTTAGTTTTGCTGCGCAGTTGAAGATGCTGAAAGATCCTAAAGTGTGGCGCTATTGCCAGTACTATTCTGTGGTGTTTGGCGGTTATGTCGGCCTCAGTTTGTGGATGGTGAAATACTTCGTGACCGAGTACAACTTCGACATGAAAGATGCAGCGCTGTTGGCGGCTTGCTTTTCTTTGCCTGGTGGTGTCTTGCGCGCTTTCGGTGGTTGGTTGTCGGATAAATATGGCGCCTACAAAGTGACATGGTGGGTGATGTGGGTTTGCTGGGTGGCTTTCTTCTTGTTGTCCTATCCGCAAACTGATTTCACAATCAAGACGGTGAATGGACAGCAAAGTTTCGCGATTGCCTTGTCTCCAACGGTCTTCACATTGCTGTTGTTTGTGGTCGGTATCGCGATGGCGGTGGGTAAAGCATCAGTGTTCAAATTTATTTCTGATGAGTACACACACAATATTGGCGCGGTATCCGGCATTGTTGGTCTGGCTGGCGGTTTAGGTGGTTTCATCTTACCGATTATGTTTGGTGCGATGGTTGACTTGACTGGGGTTCGCAGCTCTTGCTTCATGCTCTTGTACGGCACGGTCTGTATCTCACTCGTGTGGATGCACTTCCAATTCCGTCGCGAGATCATGCAATCAGCGCAGCAGGCTTTGCAGGCGGCATGAAAACTTAAAAACAAGAGTTAAGTTTTTTGAAAAGGCGCGAGGTTCGCGCCTTTTTCATTTTGCGAGCTTCGCGTTGAACATCTTTAACTCATCCTGTTACGGGAACTATTTATCGTAAAACGACTCCATCAGTTTCTGATCGGCTCGGCTGCGCTGGGCTTTGATATGATGTGGAGCGACAGTTTGTACTCATAACTTTTCGAAAGGCGACAAGATGAAGATGTTAGGTCATTGGCAGTACGATGTGATGCAAGCAAAAACACAACACGCGCTGACATCCTCCGAGGTAAATAACGGATCTTTGTTCAAGTTTCCTTTCAAATATTCACTTCAAACTTTCCTTGAAAAGAAAAATATCGCCCTTGCAGCCATGCTCGCCTTGAGCCTTGGCAGTGCTTCTTTGGCGCAAGCGGCTGAAACGACGCCGAATTTAAGCCCAGAACAAAAACAATTGCGGGCAGTCTACCAAGAGCTCGTAGAAATCAATACCACTAACTCGGTCGGTAGTTGCACCAAAGCGGCGCAGGCCATGGCAGCGCGCTTGAAGTCAGCGGGTTATAGCGATAAAGAAGTGCAAGTGCTAGTGCCACCAAAGGGGCCGCAAAAAGGAAATTTGGTGGCACGCTTTAGCGCGAATGCTGGTAGTGGTGGTGCCAGTAAAAGACCATTATTACTGTTGGCGCATATCGACGTGGTGGAAGCAAAGCGCGAAGATTGGGTACGTGATCCGTTTAAGTTGATCGAAGAGAAGGGCTTGTTCTACGCGCGAGGTGCCTCAGATGATAAGGCCATGGCGGCAATTTTCGTGGCAAACATGATGCAATACAAGCAGGAAAAACTGAAAACCAAACGTGACCTGATTTTGGCCCTGACTTGCGACGAAGAATTGATCCCTTCTGATTTTAATGGCGTCGAATTTTTGCTCAAGCATCATCGACCATTGATCGATGCGGAGTTTGCCTTGAACGAAGGCGGTAGTGGTTTGATGGATAAAAATGGCAAGCCGATTCGCAATGGCTTGCAGGCGGGTGAGAAGACATTTCAGACTTTCCAACTTGAAATTACCAATTCGGGTGGGCATAGTTCTCAGCCTCGCAAAGATAATGCGATTTATCGTTTGAGTGATGCACTGAGCCGCCTCGGAAAATTTGATTTTCCATTCCGTTTAATTCCAACAACACGCGCCTACTTCGAAACAATGGCAGAAATAGAAGGCGGTCAAATTGGTGCGGATATGAAGGCGATTTTGCGTGAGCCTGTCGACCAAGAAGCCTTGGCGCGCTTTAGTGCCAGCAGCCCTTTCAATAATGCATCGGTACGTACCACTTGCGTTGCGACGATGGTCAATGCCGGCCATGCAAGCAATGCTTTACCGCAGCGAGCACAAGCGATGGTGAATTGCCGAATCTTGCCAGGTGAAACGGTCGAACAAACGCAAGCGACTTTGACCAATGTGATCGCCGATAAAGACATCAAGATTACCGCACTGGGTGTGGCGACGGTGCCACCAGTGCCGAGTTTAGAAACGGAAGTCGTCAAACACGCACGCGCCATCACCCAAGAAATGTGGCCAGGTACTCCGCTGTTACCGACCTTGTCACCGGGTGGTACCGATGGTCGTTTCTTGAATACAGTCGGCATTCCGACTTACGGAATTAGCGGTATGTTTCACTACCCAGAAGGTGCGAATGCACATGGTTTGAATGAGAAGTTGCCAGTAAAGTCCTTGTATGAAGGACAGAAATTCTTAAACGAACTGACCAAACGGATCGCGCAATAAGGTCAAACGGACCTAGGCAAAAACCGACGTTGATATCGTTGTGTTCGTCCGACCGAATCGCTGTGTTGGATGTGGCTTCGTGCCGAATCAGCACAGTCTTGACGCCTGCGAAAGTCCTAGTCAAATATGATGAAAAGGCATACTGCTGCCGAAACTTATTCAGCAGCAGTTGTCTTTGCTTGATCTTGTCGGCGCGGTAGCAGCAGCGTGAAGCGTGTGCGTCCTTGTTCAGATTGGGCGCTGATACTGCCATGATGACCACGAACAATCGCTTGCACGATCGCAAGGCCCAATCCAGCGCCTTCACCTGATGCATGTTGGCGTGCATAGTCACCACGATAAAAACGTTCAAACAAACGCGTCAATTGATCAGCAGCGATAGTGTCACCACAGTTTTCTATGCTGACCGTGATGTAGTCAGCCTCTACTGCGAGGCTGACCTCAACCGTGCTGTTGGTTTGCGCATGGCGTATCGCGTTACTGAGAATATTACTGAAGGCGCGCCG encodes the following:
- a CDS encoding MFS transporter; its protein translation is MAEQMGSAAVSGKANSVLASSTLAFTVCFTIWMMFGVIGIPIKKSLGLNETQFGLLTAMPVLTGSLIRVPLGIWTDRFGGRIVLFLLMIATVIPIFLISYATAYWHFLVLGLFVGLAGGSFSVGTPYVARWFKKERQGLAMGIFGAGNSGAAVNKFIAPAIIASAGWVMVPKVYAVLMLAAALIFWVFSATDPSHNVKSSVSFAAQLKMLKDPKVWRYCQYYSVVFGGYVGLSLWMVKYFVTEYNFDMKDAALLAACFSLPGGVLRAFGGWLSDKYGAYKVTWWVMWVCWVAFFLLSYPQTDFTIKTVNGQQSFAIALSPTVFTLLLFVVGIAMAVGKASVFKFISDEYTHNIGAVSGIVGLAGGLGGFILPIMFGAMVDLTGVRSSCFMLLYGTVCISLVWMHFQFRREIMQSAQQALQAA
- a CDS encoding M20/M25/M40 family metallo-hydrolase; this translates as MKMLGHWQYDVMQAKTQHALTSSEVNNGSLFKFPFKYSLQTFLEKKNIALAAMLALSLGSASLAQAAETTPNLSPEQKQLRAVYQELVEINTTNSVGSCTKAAQAMAARLKSAGYSDKEVQVLVPPKGPQKGNLVARFSANAGSGGASKRPLLLLAHIDVVEAKREDWVRDPFKLIEEKGLFYARGASDDKAMAAIFVANMMQYKQEKLKTKRDLILALTCDEELIPSDFNGVEFLLKHHRPLIDAEFALNEGGSGLMDKNGKPIRNGLQAGEKTFQTFQLEITNSGGHSSQPRKDNAIYRLSDALSRLGKFDFPFRLIPTTRAYFETMAEIEGGQIGADMKAILREPVDQEALARFSASSPFNNASVRTTCVATMVNAGHASNALPQRAQAMVNCRILPGETVEQTQATLTNVIADKDIKITALGVATVPPVPSLETEVVKHARAITQEMWPGTPLLPTLSPGGTDGRFLNTVGIPTYGISGMFHYPEGANAHGLNEKLPVKSLYEGQKFLNELTKRIAQ